The Candidatus Bealeia paramacronuclearis region CTTCTTCATGGGTTCATTCTTAAGAAAAGTACTAACAACTTCCGCCAAATGAGACAATGGATGAATTTCAAATCCAGGGGTGGAAAATGTTTTTTTCCCGCGCCCAGACTCAGGAATAAAGGCTTCTTGGAACCCTAATTTTTGGGCTTCTTTAAGGCGCGCTTCTTGTTGACCCACAACACGAATTTCTCCAGAAAGTCCAATTTCACCAAAAAAGATAGCATCTTGAGGCGTGGGAATATTACTCAAAGACGACAAAAGAGCCGCAGCCACGGCTAAATCCGCAGCAGGCTCTGTAATTCTGAGTCCTCCTGCCACATTTAAATACACATCGCGGCCTACAAAATTAACGCCACAGCGGGCTTCTAGGACCGCTAAAATCATGGACAAACGATTTTGATCCCATCCAACAACGGCCCGCCGGGGAGTGGCTAAATTCGAAGGGGCCACAAGGGCTTGCACCTCAACCAAAAGAGGTCGCGTGCCTTCAATACCTGCAAAAACGGAGGCACCGCTCACCTGACCTTGACGACTTGAAAGAAAGAGTGCGGAAGGATTTGATACCTCCATCAATCCCTTGTCCGTCATTTCAAAAACGCCAATTTCATCGGTCGCGCCAAAACGATTTTTGACCGACCTTAAAATTCGGAATTGATGGCCGCGCTCCCCTTCAAAATAAAGGACAGTATCGACCATATGCTCAAGCACGCGGGGACCTGCGATAATTCCCTCTTTGGTCACGTGCCCCACCAAAATTACGGTCACACCTCGACGTTTGGCCACACGGATAAGCTCTTGCGCACATCCTCGGACTTGAGAAACCGTGCCTGGCGTTGAGTCCAGTGTATCCATATACATCGTTTGAATAGAATCGATAATGGCTACATCTGGCCCTTGAGGATCGTCTAAAGAGGAAATAATGTCGCGCACATTTGTGGTTGCTGCCAAATCCACGGTGCATTTTTCGATCTGAAGGCGTTGCGCGCGAAGTCGCACTTGGGCAATGGCTTCTTCTCCTGAAATGTAAGCACATTTTCCTTTTTTGCTGATGGCTGCAGCCACTTGCAAAAGAACTGTGGATTTTCCAATTCCGGGATCGCCCCCAACCAAAAGAACGGATCCGGGAACAAGACCACCGCCTGCGACGCGATCAAATTCATTCATTCCCGTCACCAAGCGGGGTGCATCTTCCATGTCCCCTTCAAGGGTCATAAAATCAATTTTACGTCCTTTTCCAGAGCCCAATCCTTTGGGCAAAAGATCGGGAGCTGCTTCTTCTACAAGGGTGTTCCAACTTTGGCAGGACTCACATTTCCCGGCCCATTTTGTGGTGCATTCACCGCACGCTTGGCAAACATATTGAACGGATTTTCGTGCCATTAAGCTGCCTCTTTATGAATCGTCTCAAGGTGAATGGGCCCCTTGGGACTTCCCGTCACAAATTGTTCGACATAAGGATTTCCAGAGTGATCAATTCCAGAAGCCGGCCCCGACCAAATGATATGCCCCTCATGAATCATTGCAATACGATCGGCCACATGTCGAGCGCTCGCCATATCATGGGTGATGGTGACAGCGGTGGCTTTGAGATCCTTCACGTTTTTTGAAATAATATCGTTGATGATCCCACAAAAAATGGGATCGAGTCCCGCCGTAGGTTCATCAAAAAAGATAAGTGAAGGCGCTGTAGCAATAGCGCGTGCCAAAGCCACACGGCGCTGCATGCCTCCTGAAATTTCAGAGGGGAAAAGCTCACCCACACCAGCATCAAGACCCACAGATGCGAGATTTTCAAGCGCAATGGCTTGTGCATCTTTTCGGGACATCCCCTTGGCATTAATCAATCCAAAAGCAACATTTTCCCAAACCTTCAAACTATCAAAAAGGGCTGATCCTTGAAAAACGGTCGAGACATTGTAAAGACGCTTTGTTTGTTCACGCACGCTTTCTCCCACGATATTTTTTCCATCAATGAGAATTTCACCGGAATCCGGCTGGATGAGTCCCAAAATGCATTTAATCAGGACAGATTTCCCCGTACCCGACCCCCCAATAATCACAAGAGATTCGCCCTCATAAATATCGAGATTAAGTTTATTTAAAACAACTTTATGTCCAAAAGATTTGGAGAGGTTGCGGATTTGAATTTTGATGTTTTTCTGGCTCATGCGTCAAACAAAATGGCGGTGAGGAGATAGTTCGTAATCAAAATCAAAATGGAAGCCGAGACGACCGCATTCGTCGTGGCTTTTCCGACGCCTTGGGCGCCACCCTTGGAATAATACCCCTGATAGCACCCCATGGATGTGATGATAAATCCAAAAGCGGC contains the following coding sequences:
- a CDS encoding ABC transporter ATP-binding protein, with amino-acid sequence MSQKNIKIQIRNLSKSFGHKVVLNKLNLDIYEGESLVIIGGSGTGKSVLIKCILGLIQPDSGEILIDGKNIVGESVREQTKRLYNVSTVFQGSALFDSLKVWENVAFGLINAKGMSRKDAQAIALENLASVGLDAGVGELFPSEISGGMQRRVALARAIATAPSLIFFDEPTAGLDPIFCGIINDIISKNVKDLKATAVTITHDMASARHVADRIAMIHEGHIIWSGPASGIDHSGNPYVEQFVTGSPKGPIHLETIHKEAA
- the radA gene encoding DNA repair protein RadA, yielding MARKSVQYVCQACGECTTKWAGKCESCQSWNTLVEEAAPDLLPKGLGSGKGRKIDFMTLEGDMEDAPRLVTGMNEFDRVAGGGLVPGSVLLVGGDPGIGKSTVLLQVAAAISKKGKCAYISGEEAIAQVRLRAQRLQIEKCTVDLAATTNVRDIISSLDDPQGPDVAIIDSIQTMYMDTLDSTPGTVSQVRGCAQELIRVAKRRGVTVILVGHVTKEGIIAGPRVLEHMVDTVLYFEGERGHQFRILRSVKNRFGATDEIGVFEMTDKGLMEVSNPSALFLSSRQGQVSGASVFAGIEGTRPLLVEVQALVAPSNLATPRRAVVGWDQNRLSMILAVLEARCGVNFVGRDVYLNVAGGLRITEPAADLAVAAALLSSLSNIPTPQDAIFFGEIGLSGEIRVVGQQEARLKEAQKLGFQEAFIPESGRGKKTFSTPGFEIHPLSHLAEVVSTFLKNEPMKKVSHGV